From Anopheles funestus chromosome 3RL, idAnoFuneDA-416_04, whole genome shotgun sequence, a single genomic window includes:
- the LOC125769396 gene encoding inositol monophosphatase 1-like, giving the protein MALNLDECYEHVLGLVETAGSLIASRNSQRKRVVEKSSNIDLLTETDQQVERMLMEGITANYPDHKFIGEEETSEGKKAELTDAPTWIIDPVDGTMNFVHSFPHSCISIALLVEKVAEIAIIYNPIVGQKFTARRGKGAFLNGNPIRVSGETAFERALATTEFGTSREEEKTRVVLENIGKLVRQIHGLRSLGSAALNMAMVALGGADFNYEFGIHAWDIAAGDLLVREAGGVCLDPAGGPLDLMSRRVLCASTQELADKVVLALTQFYPEPRD; this is encoded by the exons ATGGCTCTGAACTTGGACGAATGTTACGAGCATGTTCTCGGACTGGTGGAAACAGCTGGAAGC CTTATCGCTTCCAGAAATTCCCAGCGGAAACGCGTAGTAGAAAAGTCAAGCAATATCGATTTGCTGACCGAAACCGACCAACAAGTGGAGCGTATGCTGATGGAAGGAATCACGGCTAACTACCCTGACCATAA GTTCATCGGCGAGGAAGAAACGAGCGAAGGGAAAAAGGCCGAATTGACCGATGCACCTACCTGGATTATCGATCCAGTGGACGGAACGATGAATTTCGTGCACAGTTTTCCCCATTCCTGCATTTCGATCGCACTGCTGGTGGAGAAGGTGGCGGAGATTGCCATCATCTACAATCCAATCGTAGGACAGAAATTTACGGCCCGCCGTGGCAAGGGAGCATTTTTGAACGGTAACCCAATACGTGTGTCCGGGGAAACGGCTTTCGAACGTGCTCTTGCAACAACAGAATTTGGAACGTCccgagaggaagaaaaaacacgcgTGGTCCTGGAGAACATTGGAAAGCTTGTGCGGCAGATACATGG CTTGCGTAGTCTTGGTTCTGCGGCCCTAAACATGGCTATGGTGGCACTCGGTGGGGCTGACTTTAATTACGAGTTTGGCATTCACGCGTGGGACATTGCGGCCGGAGATTTACTGGTGCGGGAAGCGGGAGGTGTCTGTCTTGATCCTGCCGGCGGCCCACTAGATCTAATGTCGCGCCGAGTGCTCTGTGCTAGCACGCAAGAACTTGCCGATAAGGTGGTGCTCGCACTGACGCAGTTCTATCCTGAACCAAGGGATTAG